CTCCCCTGCCCGAAAAGCTCCAGAGCATCGTAACGATGTTTCGCAGCGCCCCCAAGGCCCTGCGCCTTCAGGCCCTGTTGGAATACAGCCGCAAGCTGCCGGCCCTGCCTGAAAAATATGTTGAGCACCCCGAGTTTCTGCAGCCAGTTCCCGAGTGCACCAGCCCGTTTTTCCTGGTCACTGAACGTGACGACCAGGGCGGCATGAACCTCTTCTTCAAGGTGCCTGAGGAAGCCCCCACCGTGCGCGGCTACGCCGGCATTCTGCACGAGGCTCTCAGCGGCGAGGACCCGGACACCATCCTTAGCGTCCCCGACTCCTTCTATCTGGACATGGGCCTGACCGAACTGATCACCCCCATGCGCCTTCGCGGCATGGGCGCCATCCTCAAACGCCTCAAGAGCGACGTGCAGGAACACGCCCAGGCCTGAACCCGCTGCAAAAGAAAGGGCCGACCGTGTGCCGGTCGGCTCTTTCTTTTGCCTCGGTCTGACGAAGTCTGTCTGGGCGGGTGCGTTTCAGCGGCCCTGCCGCCACAGGCGCCTGGCGGTGCCCATTCGTTTCATCATCCAGTTACTCCATCACGCTGACCTGACGGGAGGGCAGGCCATGCTGGTGGGCCGCCTGCAATGCCGCGAGGGCCCGGCCCCGGTGACTGATGGCGCGCTTTTCCTCGACCGTCATCTCGGCCAGGCTGCGCGTCTCGCCGTCCGGGACGAACAGCGGATCGTAGCCGAAACCATTCTCACCACGGGGCCCTTCCAGCAGCTGGCCGGACATCTCACCCCGGTAGGTCTCCAGGTGCCCGTCGGGATAGGCCAGAATGACCACTGACACGAATCTGGCCCGGCGGTTGGTCGCGCCCCGCAGTTTTTCCAGCAGGTACAGATTGCGCTCCTGGTCATTGGGGCGGTTGCCGAAACGGGCACTGTACACGCCGGGCTGACCGTCAAGCGCCTCAACTTCCAGGCCGGAGTCGTCGGCCAGTGCCGGAAGCCCGCTGGCCACTGCGGCGGCACACGCCTTCAGGGCGGCGTTTTCCTCATAGGTGGCGCCGGTTTCCTCGGGCAGCGTCACCGCCCCCAGCGCCGTGAGCTGCCAGCCCAGCCCGGCAAGCGCCTGCTCGATCTCGCGGACCTTGCCGGCGTTTCCGGTTGCCACGACCACCTGTTTGCCCTTCAATCCAGCTCCCTGAGTCATCACGGCCCGAGTGTAGGCCAGGCAATGGGCAGGGACGTGAACTGTCCCGGCTGGATGGTTGCGGCAACAGCCATCTCAGTAAGCGTCTGCCAGCACCTGCACCACGCGGTCCTGAGCGTCGCGCAGGGTCAGAATCGGGGCTGACTCCGGGCCATTCATCAGCACCACAAACACCAGGGGCCGGCCGCTGCTGGCCGTCAGGTACCCTGCCAGGGCGCTGACGCCGGGCAGGGTGCCCGTCTTGGCCCGCACGTCAAGGCCACTGCCTTGCAGGCGCAGGGCCAGGGTGCCGCCCCGCCCGTCATGCCGCGGAAGATCCTCGCCGGTCCCCGCCTGTGGCAGGGCCTCGATAAAAGCGTTTTGCCGTTTGCGGTACAGGCGTTCAGGCAGAGCGCGCTGAGCAAAAAACCGGATGTGACGGAGTCCCGTCCGGCTGGGGTAGGGTAGGTCATACATGACCTTCAGCAGCTGGGCCAGCGCGCGGGGGGTCAGCCGGTTCTCGCGGCTCAGGCCGCTGCCGTCGGCAAGCACCACGCCGCTCAGGTCGGCGCCCAGGCGGCGCAGCAGGTCCCGCTCACGGGCCAGGGCACCCCGCAGCGTTCCGTTGCCGCGTGGCCGGATGGCCAGGGTCGCGAGCAGTTCCTCGGCCCGCAGGTTGTCGCTGGGGCGCAGGGTGCGGGCCAGCTCCCCAAGCACTGAGGTGCTGCGTACGCTAGCTATGCCCTGCTCGGGACGGCGGAAGACCGGCACGTATGGGTCTGGTGGCAGGGTGCGGCCCCGGTCATCCACGCGTGGGGGCGGCACGTAGGGGCGGTAACGGGCCGCCTGACTCACCCGATCTGAGGTGACGCGCACTCCAGCCTCCCGCAGCTGGGCGATCAGGGCAGCGGCCAGACGGACCCGGGCCTGATCCGCCACCGCAGGGGGACCGTCACGCCAGTCGGCCAGACGCAACCCGGTCATGGGGACACCAATGGCAACGTCCTGCCAGGTGTGGGGGTCGAGGGTCTGATCGGCCACCCGGACCTCTCCGACTTCACGCAGGCCCCGGGCATAGGCCTGCTGCGCCAGGGAGCGCAGGCTGTAGGAACCATTCCGAATGCTCAGGGTGGGATCGCCGCTGCCCCGCAGGGTCACCGCCTTGACGCGGCTGCGACCAGCCTGAACGGCAGGAACGGTCAGCTCAGTGCTCCAGTGGCCCTGAGCGCCGCCACGCTCGGCCAGGACCGCAGCGGCGGTCACGAGTTTAACGGTGCTGGCAGGAATAAAAGACTGGTCGGGCTGGAGGGCCTCCAGGACCTGACCGCTCGCGGCGTCGCGCACCAGCAGCCCCACGCGTACGCCCGGGGGCACCGCGCTTAGGGCCGCGCGCACGCCAGAGCTTAAGCCCGGAGCCGGTTGCGGCTTCACCTCTTCGCGCAGTGTCACGTCGGCTGGAGCACGCCCAGATGGCTGTGCGCCCCCCAGGCCGCCGAACAGCAGAATCAGAACCAGCGCGCGACGCATCGCGGCAGGATAGCGGACGCCACCGGGGATCCAGGCCCCAGGTCCGTCACCAGACAGTTACATCACGCTGTCACTTTCACGTAGCAGGATCGGTGCGCGGAAAGCCGCTGGCAGCCACTCATCCTGGGCATAGATCGCGCCCGGCGGACACGAATGCAGGCAGGCCATACAGCCGGTGCAGGCATTCAGGTCCAGCAGCAGCTGCACGCCGCCCCCTGGTTGAAGGTCGCGGGTGATCGCTTCGGTCGGGCAGACGTTGGCACATACCGGGCAGTCGATACACTTTTCGTCCACCAGCGGGGCAGGCCAGTGTACCCCTGTGGTTTCCGGCGGGGCAGGCGACAGGGCCCGCAAACGCCATTTCCATTCCTGAGGCGTGCGCTCTTCTGGCACGCTCCAGTCCACAAACGGCAGCGGCTGGTCGGGCAGGGCCTGGGCCAGCTGTTGCTGGCCTGACCGCAGCAGGGCCTTGAAGGCACCGCGTCGGCTGATGCCATGTCTGCGGCTGCGGTCCTCGTCGGTGGCCCGGCGCACCATGACCTGCGCCGGACGGCCGGTCGAGGCCCGCAGCTGCTGCGCCTCGTCCACGACACGTGTCACACGTTCTGGCACGTCAGGCGCGCCTACCGGACAGGCCGCACAGTCCCCATGAATGAGCGTCAGTGGCGTGTCCCAGGCGCCGGCGGCGGCCACCAGCGCCGGCGTCACCCTGCCCAGGCACGGCAGGGTCGGCCCACCGGCTCCACTGGGTGTGCAGGCCAGTGTCGCTCCGGCGTCTGGCGTACCGCCAGCATTCTCAGTGCCCACCCGCTGGTCATGTACGCTCTGCAATGCCGGCTGCAGGCCGTATTCCAGCGCTCCACTGGGACAGACCTGCACGCACAGGCCGCAGCCGGTACACAGATCCGGGTCGATCTGGATACTGGCGCCCAGCGGCCCGAACTGCACGGCCTGGTGGGGGCAGGTGGTGTGGCACGCATCGCATCCTCCCACCGACTGCCTTTCCAGCAGACAGCGCGGCGCGGTGTAACGCGGCAACAGGTTGTCGGCCTCGCCCAGGCGGTCCAGAAAATCCCGCAGCATGCCTGTTCCCTTAACGGCCGGTGGGCACGCGCAGCGTGATGAACCCCACGCCCGCCAGCCCCACCAGCACCCACACGAGTTGCGCGGCCAGCCCCGGCAGCCGGCCCATACTGAATCCCACCGCCAGCGCAATAGAGCTGCAGGCGATCCATTTTGCACGCAGTGGCATGCCACGCCCAGCGCGGTAGTCGCCGATCAGCCGGCCCACCACGGGCCGCGACAGCAGCCAGGCCTCCCAGCGCGGATCACCCCTGGCGAACGCTGCGGCCGCCAGCACAAACCACACCGTTCCCGGAAATCCCGGCACCAGCAGCCCCACCACTCCCAGGCTGCTCAGCACGAGCCCCAGCGCCACCCACAGCGGGCGGACCCGCGGCACGTGACCTGGGTCCGGCAGGTTGGGAGTGGAGACAGAAGGCGTCACGCGGCACAGGCTAGCGGCCGGCGGGGTGGTCTGCCAGTCCTGAACTCTCAATTGGCTGCCGCCATGCTTCCTGTGTCTGGCAGAAGCAGGATGCCGTCCTCGTCGGCATACAAAGTCATGCCCGGCTGCACCCTGACACCCATGAAGTCAAGCGGTACCCCGATCTCTCCCAGGGGCGCCTTGCCACTCCTGCGGGGATGACTGGCCAGGGCCCGGATACCCAAGGGGAGGGTGCGCAGTTCGGCCACGTCACGGATGCAACCGTGAATAGTCACACCGGCCCAGCCGTGGTCAACGGCGAGCTGGCCCAGCAGCCTACCCAGCAGCGCACAGTTGAGACTGCCGTCTCCATCGACCACTAGCACCCGGCCCTCGCCCGGGGTTTCCAGCAGCTGGCGGAGAAGAGGGTTATTCTCGCTGACCCGCAGCGTCTGCACGGCTCCGCCGAAACGGACGTCCGCTCCGTAATCACGGAATACTGGAGGCAGCACCGCTTGCGTCTGGAAAGGCGTCACTGAGATCACTGGTCGCAGCCAGGGCAGAAGGTGCGGCGCACATACCTTGTATCTTCAGCCACGCACGATTGGGCAACATCAGTACTCCTGCGGGAACAACAGCACGAGCAGTCCTGAACCACTTCGAAAAGTGCCGCACCGGTCGCCAGTGTTTCCTAAGCCAGCCCTCACCTGTCCCCCGTTCAGGACGCGCAGACTGCCCCTATGCTGGATAATATTCTGAACAGTGTCCGTCGCGGAGCCGAGCGCGCGCAGCGCCGGGGTGAGGAAGTCGCGCAGGTCACGCGGCTGCGTGTGGAGGCGTTTCAGCTGGGACGTGAACTGGACAGCGCCTATGCCCGGCTGGGCCGCGCCTATCATGCCGGCAGTGATATGGAAGTGCTGCAGGGCGTGCGCGCCGAGATCCGCCGCATTGAAGAGGACATCAGCGCCCGCGAACGCCTGATCACCGAACTGGGCGGCGACACCCGTCCCCAGAACGGCCAGACCGCTTCTGGCGCGCCTCAACCTGCCCAGCAGAGCATCGTGCCCGGAGCAGCAGAGGCCACCATGACGGGCAACCGCCCGGACTTCACCAGTCAGCCCACGACCCCCTTTACCGGACCGGGCGTCTCCCCCAGCGCCGTGAGCAACCCGTCAGCTGGCAATCCAGTGGCCGGCAATCCGGTCACGGGCAACTCCACCACCGGCAGCATGACCACCGGTATCCCGGCGGCGTCCACCGAGCCGACCATTCCTGACGCCATGCCCCGCCCCACCCACGACGGCAACGACCGGCAGGGTTAATCATGCAGCAGGCCTGAGACTTCCCGCCGCTATCAGGTTTGAGCTGAAAGCGGGCCATGGAAAGACCGGTTTGCAACTGCACCCCGTCTTCTGAAGACCCACAGCGTTCAGGGCCGGTCAGAGGTCTGAGCTGTGGAAGAATCCGCCCTCGTGTCGCCTGTCAGCGGCACGAGAGGCTGCAGAAAACGCTGCACTGCACCCTCGCTTTTCGAGGTTCTGCCATCTGAACCTTCCTTTAATAGCAGACCATCTGGCTGCCACCTACCGGTGCCAAGGTGAGGCATGACTGCACTGATTGCTCAGCGGATGCAGGAATGCCTTGATGCCTGCCTGAGGTGTCTGAAGGCCTGTGAAACCTGTGCGTCGGCCTGCCTGACCGAGCCGGAAATCGACATGCTGCGCGAATGTATTCGCCTGGACCGTGACTGTGCGGATGTCTGTGCCCTGACTGCCCAGCTCCTGATGCGCGGCAGTGAGCTGTATGCGCACGCTGCCCGGCTGTGTGCTGAGGCCTGCGCCCGCTGCGCTGAGGAATGCGAGCAGCACGGACGCCACCACCAGCACTGTCAGGTGTGTGCTGAAGCCTGCCGTGCCTGCGAGGCGGCCTGCCGCGCAGTGGCGGCCTGAATTCTGTCAGGTTCCTGCTGGGCGGGCATCTGCCGCACCCACCACGGAACCGCAACCTGAACCTGGGTGAGGGAACGACTGGTCCGGGACCTACACTTGGGCCATGTCTGAGGCTTATTCGGGGTGGACGTGCGTTTCGTTTTAACCTATAGTTCAGTGAGGTTGTTATGCTGCTAGCAGAAATCATCAGTGTGGGGACAGAGTTGCTGTTCGGCGAGATCGTCGACAGCAATGCTGCCTTCCTGGCCCGCGAACTGGGGGCCAGGGGCCTGACCCTGCACCGGAAGACGGTGCTGGGCGACAACCTGGAACGTGTCACCGACGCTGTCCGGCTGGCCCTGTCGCGCGCCGACCTGGTCATTCTGGGCGGTGGCCTGGGACCCACCGATGATGACTTGACCCGGGAAGCCATCGCGGCGGCCCTGAATGAAACACCCGCCGAAGACCCGGACCTGATCGCCTGGCTGGAGGGACTGTACAGCGCGCGTGGCCGGGTCATGCCGCAGATCAACCGCAAGCAGGCCTGGCTGATTCCCAGCGCCGAGGCCCTGCCCAATCCGGTCGGGACCGCGCCAGGATGGTATGTGCGGACTGCTGGAAAGGTGATCGTGGCCCTGCCGGGACCGCCGCGCGAGATGCACACCATGTGGCGTAAACAGGTGCTGCCGCGCCTGCCGCTGCCGGTGCGGGCCCTGCAGGCCACCACCGTGCATACGCAGGGCATCGGGGAAAGCCAGCTGGCTGAACTGCTGGGCGACCTGACCCGGCAGGCCAATCCCAGCGTGGCTACCTACGCCCGCAAAACAGGGGTGGATGTCCGTGTGGCCGCCAGTGCCGACACCCCTGAGGCAGCCCGTGAGCTGGCCGCCCCTGTTCTGGAGCAGGTTCGCCAGATTCTGGCGCGCTGGATCTGGGGCGAGGGCGCCGATACCCTGGCCGGCGCCGTTACCCATGTCCTGGCGGGCCGCAGTCTGGGGGTCATCGAGGCCGGCAGCGCCGGAGCGCTGTGCACCCTGCTGGCCGATGAACCGACCTTCCTGGACGCGGCCGTAACCCAGGACC
This DNA window, taken from Deinococcus malanensis, encodes the following:
- a CDS encoding SufE family protein, which encodes MTQPDAAPLPEKLQSIVTMFRSAPKALRLQALLEYSRKLPALPEKYVEHPEFLQPVPECTSPFFLVTERDDQGGMNLFFKVPEEAPTVRGYAGILHEALSGEDPDTILSVPDSFYLDMGLTELITPMRLRGMGAILKRLKSDVQEHAQA
- the rdgB gene encoding RdgB/HAM1 family non-canonical purine NTP pyrophosphatase, whose protein sequence is MTQGAGLKGKQVVVATGNAGKVREIEQALAGLGWQLTALGAVTLPEETGATYEENAALKACAAAVASGLPALADDSGLEVEALDGQPGVYSARFGNRPNDQERNLYLLEKLRGATNRRARFVSVVILAYPDGHLETYRGEMSGQLLEGPRGENGFGYDPLFVPDGETRSLAEMTVEEKRAISHRGRALAALQAAHQHGLPSRQVSVME
- a CDS encoding D-alanyl-D-alanine carboxypeptidase/D-alanyl-D-alanine-endopeptidase, whose translation is MRRALVLILLFGGLGGAQPSGRAPADVTLREEVKPQPAPGLSSGVRAALSAVPPGVRVGLLVRDAASGQVLEALQPDQSFIPASTVKLVTAAAVLAERGGAQGHWSTELTVPAVQAGRSRVKAVTLRGSGDPTLSIRNGSYSLRSLAQQAYARGLREVGEVRVADQTLDPHTWQDVAIGVPMTGLRLADWRDGPPAVADQARVRLAAALIAQLREAGVRVTSDRVSQAARYRPYVPPPRVDDRGRTLPPDPYVPVFRRPEQGIASVRSTSVLGELARTLRPSDNLRAEELLATLAIRPRGNGTLRGALARERDLLRRLGADLSGVVLADGSGLSRENRLTPRALAQLLKVMYDLPYPSRTGLRHIRFFAQRALPERLYRKRQNAFIEALPQAGTGEDLPRHDGRGGTLALRLQGSGLDVRAKTGTLPGVSALAGYLTASSGRPLVFVVLMNGPESAPILTLRDAQDRVVQVLADAY
- a CDS encoding ATP-binding protein, whose amino-acid sequence is MLRDFLDRLGEADNLLPRYTAPRCLLERQSVGGCDACHTTCPHQAVQFGPLGASIQIDPDLCTGCGLCVQVCPSGALEYGLQPALQSVHDQRVGTENAGGTPDAGATLACTPSGAGGPTLPCLGRVTPALVAAAGAWDTPLTLIHGDCAACPVGAPDVPERVTRVVDEAQQLRASTGRPAQVMVRRATDEDRSRRHGISRRGAFKALLRSGQQQLAQALPDQPLPFVDWSVPEERTPQEWKWRLRALSPAPPETTGVHWPAPLVDEKCIDCPVCANVCPTEAITRDLQPGGGVQLLLDLNACTGCMACLHSCPPGAIYAQDEWLPAAFRAPILLRESDSVM
- a CDS encoding YbaN family protein → MTPSVSTPNLPDPGHVPRVRPLWVALGLVLSSLGVVGLLVPGFPGTVWFVLAAAAFARGDPRWEAWLLSRPVVGRLIGDYRAGRGMPLRAKWIACSSIALAVGFSMGRLPGLAAQLVWVLVGLAGVGFITLRVPTGR
- the rraA gene encoding ribonuclease E activity regulator RraA; its protein translation is MTPFQTQAVLPPVFRDYGADVRFGGAVQTLRVSENNPLLRQLLETPGEGRVLVVDGDGSLNCALLGRLLGQLAVDHGWAGVTIHGCIRDVAELRTLPLGIRALASHPRRSGKAPLGEIGVPLDFMGVRVQPGMTLYADEDGILLLPDTGSMAAAN
- a CDS encoding four-helix bundle copper-binding protein, with amino-acid sequence MTALIAQRMQECLDACLRCLKACETCASACLTEPEIDMLRECIRLDRDCADVCALTAQLLMRGSELYAHAARLCAEACARCAEECEQHGRHHQHCQVCAEACRACEAACRAVAA
- a CDS encoding CinA family nicotinamide mononucleotide deamidase-related protein, with the translated sequence MLLAEIISVGTELLFGEIVDSNAAFLARELGARGLTLHRKTVLGDNLERVTDAVRLALSRADLVILGGGLGPTDDDLTREAIAAALNETPAEDPDLIAWLEGLYSARGRVMPQINRKQAWLIPSAEALPNPVGTAPGWYVRTAGKVIVALPGPPREMHTMWRKQVLPRLPLPVRALQATTVHTQGIGESQLAELLGDLTRQANPSVATYARKTGVDVRVAASADTPEAARELAAPVLEQVRQILARWIWGEGADTLAGAVTHVLAGRSLGVIEAGSAGALCTLLADEPTFLDAAVTQDHRRLITLGLTPVTLHAQGLVSEQAARELAAGAREHLGAEVGLAVVTAVQGERMGQAYVALDTGHAQHAATLNWPGNAEQIRERAAVLALALAQRSLRGQEVPA